A window of the Microplitis mediator isolate UGA2020A chromosome 5, iyMicMedi2.1, whole genome shotgun sequence genome harbors these coding sequences:
- the LOC130668990 gene encoding beta carbonic anhydrase 1 yields MDRIIKGIMKYRQCHREGMVKQFKQVKDHPEPKAVFFTCMDSRMIPTRFTETNVGDMFVVRNAGNVIPHSQHFVDELTMCEPAALELGCVVNDIRHIIVCGHSDCKAMNLLYSLQDEEFASKINRRISPLRAWLCAHANSSLDKYRQLKTTGFNQPMIFQAETPMRKFVAYIDPDDKFAVEDKLSQINTLQQLQNIASYGFLKQRLERHDLHIHALWFDIYTGDVYYFSRGNKRFIEINEITEKPLLKEIQKYYS; encoded by the exons ATGGATAGAATAATAAAGGGTATAATGAAGTACAGGCAGTGTCACAGAGAAGGAATGGTTAAACAATTCAAACAAGTTAAAGATCATCCCGAA CCTAAGGCAGTATTTTTTACTTGCATGGATTCACGGATGATCCCAACTAGATTCACTGAAACAAATGTCGGAGATATGTTCGTTG tacGTAATGCTGGTAATGTTATTCCACACTCGCAACATTTCGTCGATGAACTGACAATGTGTGAGCCAGCAGCTTTGGAGCTCGGATGTGTTGTTAATGATATTCGACATATTATTGTCTGTGGACACAGTGATTGCAAAGCtatgaatttattatattcacTCCAGGATGAAGAATTCGCTTCTAAA ataaatagAAGAATATCTCCATTGAGAGCATGGCTGTGTGCTCATGCAAACAGTAGTCTAGATAAatatagacaattaaaaaCCACTGGATTCAATCAACCAATGATTTTTCAAGCTGAAACTCCGATGAGAAAATTTGTCGCTTATATTGATCCTGACGATAAGTTTGCCGTCGAAGATAAATTATCACAA ATAAATACACTCCAACAGCTACAAAATATCGCATCCTATGGATTTTTAAAGCAACGACTAGAGAGGCATGATCTACATATTCATGCGCTTTGGTTTGATATTTATACCGGAGATGTATATTATTTCAGTCGAGGTAACAAAAGGttcattgaaataaatgaaataaccGAAAAGCCGTTACTgaaagaaattcaaaaatattattcctga
- the LOC130668858 gene encoding putative uncharacterized protein DDB_G0277255 — MKTMGDIVAADSVCDEGCVQQITGQNTSNSAVASASASAGKELGQRTLRSLKRGLGRIWKRHRGNASITEYDPCYKVAYLGNVLTGWAKGEGCVEKPISTLWRNYVSSNRPDVTMRLTVTNGGLTATTKDHGLTEYWAHRVTYCAAPVSHPRLFVWVYRHEGRRLRPELRCHAALCSKESTARRLASTLNTRLHQALIEFRRDKVSRQNARLSLANAVYENPSLPRRKILLSTGGQNYRPPLERSKSAPKLSAIEEDSVAEEIEQKRLLEELRSLENVARCWQDQDGWRLARLVDALNRAGASSEYLDENASISSGCETASTSNSEERALGIDDTNNASVDPESRSTSNGRRVLFSDDIVRSSSGVVKFVPRNTSECCSSSSSSSSSSSSSSSFSSSSSCSSSSPSNFIVCSGGNTRFINCGRTIGIRKIYSSLMAGDDDDLTEEENEQREINQSSNPVFEFEDNQVFSEVVDYRPHGESSARLENTITGRRMEVKATSAAATAASAVTAMPATATDEIYSDCVVVNQVNKLFETIKESSFVTLDSLDEEEADSDESGYVEAPPKSLLDINNDSSSDKFNDNDNDLSSKMNIKSDHHYFIPTEENEKSSEKVNDNNNSTRQDKNIIISNNTCDKIQEQYQDSISRHKDREIVDFITSPISETIKKLANASLKNSKSIELSSSNCLKALNTFRHTKSFDGTKTIINYDDEPSPSLDQRKQLLAKQGVKV, encoded by the exons ATGAAGACCATGGGAGATATTGTCGCTGCTGATTCGGTTTGTGATGAAGGATGTGTTCAGCAGATTACTGGCCAAAACACCAGCAATTCAGCAgtagcatcagcatcagcatctGCTGGTAAGGAGCTTGGCCAACGAACCTTGAGATCCTTGAAGCGAGGGTTAGGAAGAATATGGAAAAGACACAGAGGCAATGCCTCGATCACTGAATACGATCCCTGTTACAAGGTCGCTTATCTTGGAAATGTGCTTACGGGATGGGCCAAAG GTGAGGGCTGTGTTGAAAAGCCTATTTCAACCTTGTGGCGCAATTACGTTAGCAGTAACAGACCAGACGTGACGATGAGACTGACGGTTACGAATGGTGGTCTGACGGCCACTACCAAGGACCACGGTTTGACAGAGTACTGGGCACACCGTGTTACTTATTGTGCCGCTCCTGTCTCACACCCACGCCTCTTTGTCTGGGTATACAGACACGAAGGGCGACGTCTCAGGCCTGAATTAAGATGTCATGCTGCCCTGTGCTCAAAGGAATCAACCGCAAGAAGACTTGCATCAACCTTAAATACACGACTACATCAAGCCCTCATTGAATTCCGTAGGGACAAAGTATCACGACAAAATGccag gcTCTCGTTAGCGAACGCCGTTTACGAGAATCCGTCACTTCCACGTAggaaaatattattgagtACAGGTGGACAAAATTACAGGCCACCTCTTGAAAGATCTAAAAGTGCTCCAAAGTTATCAGCTATTGAAGAGGATTCTGTGGCTGAAGAAATTGAACAAAAGCGATTGCTTGAGGAATTgag GTCATTGGAGAATGTAGCACGTTGCTGGCAGGATCAGGATGGTTGGCGATTGGCAAGATTGGTTGACGCTTTGAATCGTGCCGGCGCCTCAAGCGAATACTTGGACGAAAATGCAAGTATCTCAAGCGGATGCGAGACTGCGAGTACGTCCAACAGCGAAGAGAGAGCGCTTGGTATTGATGATACCAATAATGCGAGTGTCGACCCCGAATCACGATCTACCTCCAATGGTAGAAGAGTATTATTCTCCGATGACATTGTAAGATCTTCTTCCGGTGTTGTTAAATTTGTACCCAGAAATACATCTGAGTGTTGTtcctcttcttcttcatcatcatcatcgtcatcatcttcatcttcattTTCATCTTCTTCCTCTTGTTCGTCTTCTTCGCCTTCAAATTTCATTGTGTGTTCGGGAGGAAATAcaagatttattaattgtgGAAGAACCATCGgtattagaaaaatatactCATCCTTGATGGCAGGTGACGATGACGATTTAACGGAGGAGGAAAACGAACAACGTGAAATAAATCAATCTTCAAATCCGGTATTTGAGTTTGAGGACAATCAAGTATTTAGTGAG GTCGTCGACTACAGGCCTCACGGAGAAAGTTCAGCTAGATTGGAAAATACTATAACCGGAAGGAGGATGGAAGTGAAAGCAAcatcagcagcagcaacagcagccTCAGCCGTAACAGCAATGCCGGCAACAGCAACAGACGAAATTTATTCAGACTGTGTGGTTGTTaatcaagtaaataaattatttgaaacaataaaagaaTCATCTTTTGTAACTCTTGATTCATTGGATGAAGAAGAAGCTGATAGTGATGAAAGTGGATATGTTGAAGCACCACCAAAATCTCTTTTAGACATAAACAATGACTCGtcatcagataaatttaatgataatgacAATGATTTATCCTCTAAGATGAACATTAAATCAgatcatcattattttatacCTACTgaggaaaatgaaaaatcttcagaaaaagtaaatgataataataatagtactcgccaagacaaaaatataatcatcAGTAACAATACTTGTGATAAAATTCAAGAACAATATCAAGATTCGATTTCTCGACATAAAGATCGGGAAATAGTTGACTTTATAACGAGTCCAATATctgaaacaattaaaaaattagcaaatgcatcacttaaaaattctaaatcaaTTGAATTATCAAGTAGTAATTGTCTCAAAGCATTAAATACATTTAGACATACAAAATCATTCGATGGCactaaaacaataataaattatgatgatGAGCCATCACCCAGTCTTGATCAACGAAAGCAATTGCTCGCCAAACAGGGAGTTAAAGTTTGa
- the LOC130667378 gene encoding uncharacterized protein LOC130667378, giving the protein MTHVCLEQPHTVTQNMTRPRGAVGGCNTPGSRVDPWWNPGSLFPTVSTPGPPKIDEGLPGINQHQYCGQQQQQNNTRNTSSPILTYSFLSSSIQQQSYDHLNNNNNNNNNNNNNDNQEINKNLCSSLGIASATTSPPILSSSSSSSSSSSSSSSSAAAVSLTSSFCQIDSLTTNSNRCSSDVVRLSSTTSTCNNSYGTNVSTSSKQSDNVLSTLLAPKSSDSSHITRGINHHHNHNHNHNHNHNHNHNQSGGVAAGSNRTVLSSLLTAAAAAAAAAAAVATTTTTTTTASPTTTNLDYATNSSAASTSIANIIRNSSANNIDTTTVSSPTSSSSSRDSITGILSSLNVRIKSEHIPKGNNNNNNNISNNNNNNNNNSNNQTTDDSTGSAQGYCASLLSSLLSTSRISSGNTNSDITNNQDHNIKVEYSLNVPSPQGNVLQVTEENLTATSPYDIISTSGQSSSQSRCFSSKDRDKQHSTSDNIVVSPVSVAEIAALDMKYETQTVPGSGAPHLTGSTGVEPPHSSSQSSGLVVVGASAAATEVGVDSLLLPWATSGPDFLEPSDVKQTTPGSIHDAWDTLLLGSSVGVVASAHSLAELKPLPPFTGYTGHLSINGIPGHHYHTIASSAQRPTIQSSSSPTPSSNHEYYESSVVSSSTPCPQSTQKSTQQHQLPQSTTQQVEYDIEDIAEIIGSAIADTTVPGGGNGPGSENDADNSKDWIDIAEWIDTACSPKTHETSSPNPYSQIYASQTNQPNNHNHQHGSTLQNLLTTTSYAPLLQARLQAGNAGLQNPSCGETPSSTSPYPPVSPPGRVSTSCSPDHLLHSPFAAPSHTRKRSRPSPAGNQNPSKKNPATTALPYGTESSLIGGKEKPVHRCSICNRGFLNKSNIKVHLRTHTGEKPFRCEVCGKAFRQKAHLIKHQQIHKRIGRD; this is encoded by the exons ATGACGCACGTGTGCTTAGAACAACCGCACACAGTCACGCAAAACATGACGC GTCCTCGCGGCGCCGTTGGCGGTTGCAACACCCCCGGCAGTAGAGTGGATCCCTGGTGGAATCCTGGTTCCCTCTTCCCAACTGTCTCGACGCCAGGACCACCTAAAATCGACGAGGGACTTCCGGGAATAAATCAACATCAGTATTGTGGCcagcaacagcaacaaaaTAATACTCGCAATACGTCGAGTCCTATTTTaacttattcatttttatcatcatcgaTTCAACAACAGTCTTATGAccacttaaataataataacaacaacaacaacaacaacaacaataacgataatcaagaaataaataaaaatttgtgctCATCATTGGGTATTGCCTCAGCGACAACGAGTCCACCGATTTtatcttcatcatcatcatcgtcgtcATCCTCGTCGTCGTCATCTTcatcagcagcagcagtaTCATTAACTTCTAGCTTCTGCCAAATAGACTCATTGACTACTAACTCAAATAGGTGTAGCTCAGATGTTGTAAGATTATCATCAACCACGAGTACCTGCAATAATTCATACGGCACAAACGTTTCAACCTCTTCAAAACAATCTGATAACGTACTTTCCACACTGCTTGCCCCAAAATCATCAGATTCCTCGCATATAACGCGAGGAATCAATCATCATCACAATCACAATCACAATCATAATCacaatcataatcataatcataatcagtCTGGCGGTGTTGCTGCTGGTAGCAATCGAACAGTATTGTCATCTTTAttaacagcagcagcagcagcagccgCGGCAGCAGCGGCAGTAGCCACAACAaccacaacaacaacaacagcatcaccaacaacaacaaattTAGACTATGCGACTAATTCATCTGCCGCCTCAACATCAATAGCAAATATCATAAGAAATTCCAGTGCAAATAATATTGATACAACGACTGTGTCTTCCCCAACCTCATCCTCTTCTTCGAGAGATTCAATAACGGGTATTCTTTCATCACTTAACGTCAGAATTAAATCAGAACATATACCGAAagggaataataataataataataatattagtaataataataataacaataataataatagtaataatcaAACGACGGATGATTCCACCGGTTCTGCACAAGGATATTGTGCATCTCTTTTGAGTTCTCTGTTATCAACATCGAGAATATCATCAGGTAACACAAATTCTGATATAACGAATAATCAAGATCATAATATTAAAGTTGAATATTCATTGAATGTACCATCACCCCAAGGAAACGTTTTACAAGTTACCGAAGAAAATTTAACAGCAACATCACCTTACGATATTATTAGCACCAGTGGACAATCATCATCACAATCACGGTGTTTTTCCTCAAAAGATCGTGATAAACAACATTCAACCTCAGATAATATAGTTGTATCACCAGTATCAGTAGCTGAAATAGCAGCTCTCGATATGAAGTATGAGACACAAACGGTACCGGGTTCAGGAGCACCCCATTTAACAGGATCAACTGGTGTTGAACCTCCTCACAGTAGCAGTCAATCAAGTGGACTTGTTGTTGTAGGAGcatcagcagcagcaacagaaGTCGGTGTTGATAGCCTTCTTTTGCCATGGGCCACTAGTGGTCCCGATTTTCTCGAACCCTCTGATGTTAAACAAACAACACCAGGTTCTATTCATGACGCTTGGGATACTCTATTATTGGGTTCATCAGTGGGTGTTGTTGCTTCTGCTCATTCGTTAGCTGAATTAAAACCATTACCACCATTTACTGGTTATACTGGACATTTAAGTATAAATGGTATACCTGGACATCATTATCATACGATAGCATCATCTGCTCAAAGACCTACAATACAATCCTCCTCTTCACCTACACCATCTTCAAATCATGAATACTATGAATCATCGGTTGTATCATCGAGTACACCTTGTCCACAATCGACACAAAAATCAACTCAACAGCATCAATTACCCCAATCAACAACACAGCAAGTTGAATATGATATTGAAGATATTGCTGAAATAATTGGCTCTGCTATTGCGGATACAACTGTTCCTGGTGGTGGAAATGGTCCTGGCTCGGAAAATGATGCTGATAATTCAAAAGATTGGATTGATATAGCGGAATGGATTGACACTGCGTGTTCACCTAAAACCCATGAAACATCATCACCAAATCCATACTCACAGATATATGCCTCACAAACAAATCAAcctaataatcataatcatcaaCATGGATCaactttacaaaatttattgacaacAACAAGTTATGCACCATTGCTACAAGCAAGACTTCAAGCTGGTAATGCGGGTCTTCAAAATCCATCATGTGGTGAGACACCCTCTTCAACGAGTCCTTATCCACCAGTCAGTCCACCCGGTAGGGTATCAACATCCTGTAGTCCTGATCATTTACTTCATTCCCCGTTTGCTGCACCATCTCACACGCGAAAAAGATCACGACCATCACCAGCTGGCAATCAAAatccttcaaaaaaaaatccagccACTACAGCTTTACCCTACGGTACAGAGTCAAGTCTTATAGGTGGTAAAGAAAAACCCGTTCACAGGTGTTCTATTTGCAATAGAGGATTTCTAAATAAAAGCAATATTAAAGTTCACTTGAGAACTCATACGGGCGAAAAACCATTCAGGTGTGAAGTTTGTGGTAAAGCTTTTCGACAAAAAGCCCATCTAATAAAACATCAACAGATTCACAAGAGAATTGGCAGggattaa
- the LOC130668860 gene encoding UDP-glucose 4-epimerase, whose product MDNKWNVLVTGGAGYIGSHTVLELIKQDFPVVVIDNLGNAHKDANASKPECLLRIEKLANKSVIFEECDITNISAIEKLFKKYKFQCVIHFAALKAVGESCQKPLEYYKTNVGGTLNLLQVMNDNGVKNLIYSSSATVYGVPEKLPLTEEMITGNCTNPYGKTKYMVEEILKDLCASDNSWSVISLRYFNPVGAHPSGEIGEDPNGIPNNLMPFIAQVAVGKRDMLYVYGDDYDTPDGTGVRDYIHIMDLADGHVKAIIYQSSRDVKGFKPVNLGTGRGYSVLEVIHAFEKASNKKLAYKIVERRPGDISSSYADALLAKKEFNWVATKNIDDMCADTWNWQKKNPNGFKSA is encoded by the exons CTTGGCAATGCCCATAAAG ATGCTAATGCCAGTAAACCAGAATGTCTTTTACGCATAGAAAAACTTGCAAATAAATCGGTAATATTTGAAGAATGTGATATTACGAATATAAGtgctattgaaaaattatttaaaaag tatAAATTTCAATGCGTTATTCATTTTGCTGCTTTAAAAGCAGTTGGTGAATCATGCCAAAAACCGTTGGAGTATTACAAAACAAATGTCGGAGGTACATTAAATCTTTTGCAAGTGATGAATGACAATggtgtcaaaaatttaatctattCAAGCAGCGCTACTGTCTATGGTGTGCCGGAAAAATTGCCTCTTACAGAAGAAATGATAACTGGTAACTGTACTAATCCTTATGGAAAAACAAAGTATATGGttgaagaaattttaaaagatttgtGCGCATCTGATAACTCATGGTCGGTTATAtctttgagatatttcaatcCTGTTGGTGCTCATCCGTCTGGAGAAATCGGAGAAGATCCAAATGGAAttccaaataatttaatgcctTTCATAGCTCAAGTTGCCGTTGGTAAAAGAGACATGTTGTACGTGTACGGTGATGATTATGACACGCCTGATGGTACTG GTGTCAGAGATTACATTCACATTATGGATTTAGCTGACGGTCATGTTAAagctattatttatcaaagttCACGAGACGTCAAAGGTTTTAAACCGGTCAATTTGGGTACTGGACGAGGTTATTCTGTTTTAGAGGTAATTCATGCATTTGAAAAAGCttctaataaaaaacttgCATACAAAATTGTTGAAAGACGACCTGGAGACATATCATCGAGTTACGCAGATGCTTTGTTggcaaaaaaagaatttaattgggtcgccacaaaaaatattgacgacatgt gTGCAGACACATGGAACtggcagaaaaaaaatccaaatggATTTAAATCAGCCTGA